From a region of the Enterobacter sp. JBIWA008 genome:
- a CDS encoding DnaT-like ssDNA-binding domain-containing protein, protein MSIDAMRWAKKVKTGKSSSKAILTWLADMCGADLCAYPSVAALAEATEMDRKTVLAGLQHLQEIGLVVDTGERRGRTKQIPVYKLVGVEESIPDAEQTQNRNSLKDPKNGTVNLNRTENGTVNTNSAINGIISGDKGTKNGIVNSSDFNQRVPFFPLNSPKNGTRNLPRNHKDLNPTHRELVGSVIPDYPDQPGIGIGQQQPFGKFRMFKNWNPTADFARQANLWGMPIKAGINIEAELSSFIAYWQAEGKVFHQIQWEQKFARHLDRAKVLKAPQTGGTENASVRPQPAASRAVQQIQSAHAEWRRRNGLDGDGDGVAVMAGDGGNLLEPLDAEEWGRTHGPVDSSDRFDD, encoded by the coding sequence ATGAGCATTGATGCAATGCGGTGGGCCAAGAAAGTTAAGACCGGAAAATCCTCCAGTAAGGCGATCCTGACCTGGCTGGCTGATATGTGCGGCGCTGACTTGTGCGCTTACCCATCCGTCGCTGCGCTTGCAGAGGCTACTGAGATGGACAGAAAGACGGTGCTTGCAGGCTTGCAGCATCTGCAGGAAATCGGCCTGGTTGTCGACACAGGTGAACGGCGCGGCAGGACCAAGCAAATTCCTGTGTACAAGCTGGTCGGTGTTGAGGAAAGCATCCCCGATGCCGAACAGACCCAAAACCGGAACTCTTTAAAGGATCCCAAAAACGGGACGGTTAATTTGAACCGTACCGAAAACGGAACTGTTAATACAAACAGTGCCATAAACGGGATTATTTCAGGTGATAAGGGTACCAAAAACGGGATTGTTAATAGTTCAGATTTTAACCAAAGAGTACCGTTTTTCCCTTTAAACAGTCCCAAAAACGGGACACGGAATCTACCAAGGAACCATAAAGATCTAAACCCCACACATAGAGAACTGGTCGGATCTGTTATTCCTGATTATCCGGATCAGCCAGGTATCGGAATTGGGCAACAGCAGCCATTCGGCAAATTCCGGATGTTTAAAAACTGGAATCCAACAGCCGACTTTGCACGACAAGCAAACCTGTGGGGCATGCCGATCAAGGCGGGCATAAATATTGAAGCCGAGCTGAGCAGTTTCATCGCTTACTGGCAAGCCGAAGGGAAAGTGTTTCATCAAATTCAGTGGGAGCAGAAGTTTGCTCGCCACTTGGATCGCGCAAAGGTTCTGAAAGCACCACAAACGGGAGGTACCGAGAATGCATCAGTTCGACCACAGCCAGCAGCATCCCGGGCTGTTCAGCAAATACAGTCAGCACACGCAGAGTGGCGACGCCGGAACGGACTTGATGGCGACGGAGACGGCGTGGCGGTTATGGCAGGTGATGGGGGAAATCTTCTCGAACCGCTGGACGCAGAAGAATGGGGCAGAACCCACGGCCCTGTGGATAGCTCAGATAGGTTCGATGACTGA
- a CDS encoding replication protein P: protein MGEIFSNRWTQKNGAEPTALWIAQIGSMTEDQIKLVCQQCMDRCAAGNTWPPDLAEFVSLVSESGANPFGLTSDRVMSEYRRWRNESYRFSGSDKYPWPQPVLYHICIEMRRTGVERQMTEGELKKLAERLLTKWTKHVSNGLSVPPIRRQLAAPQHPAGPTPAQLLMEEYQRRKAAGLTN from the coding sequence ATGGGGGAAATCTTCTCGAACCGCTGGACGCAGAAGAATGGGGCAGAACCCACGGCCCTGTGGATAGCTCAGATAGGTTCGATGACTGAGGACCAGATCAAACTGGTTTGTCAGCAATGTATGGACCGTTGCGCAGCAGGTAATACATGGCCCCCGGATCTTGCTGAGTTCGTTTCGCTGGTTTCAGAGAGTGGCGCAAATCCGTTCGGGCTGACATCCGACCGGGTGATGAGTGAATACCGACGCTGGCGTAACGAGTCGTATCGTTTTTCGGGTAGTGACAAATATCCGTGGCCGCAGCCGGTGCTGTATCACATCTGCATCGAAATGCGCAGAACTGGTGTTGAGCGTCAGATGACCGAGGGGGAACTTAAAAAACTGGCAGAGAGGTTATTAACCAAATGGACGAAGCACGTAAGCAACGGGCTTTCAGTTCCACCAATCCGTCGCCAGCTAGCTGCACCGCAGCATCCGGCAGGGCCAACTCCGGCACAGCTGCTGATGGAAGAGTACCAACGCCGTAAAGCGGCAGGTTTAACCAACTAA
- a CDS encoding PerC family transcriptional regulator, with amino-acid sequence MTKVLTQKQQVAVFVRYQPNCAVGDVAEALDMSGATAGKLLRDLSDQGVIVRSRNSVQYTYEVVPDADIPDVILPCMAEKSDPVRMQAAEEKAKALEAKGLWRRAAAVYSEMFGIAGSAVEVARIAKRRKDCLRQAGRA; translated from the coding sequence ATGACCAAAGTATTAACACAAAAACAGCAGGTAGCAGTGTTTGTGCGCTACCAACCGAACTGCGCCGTAGGCGATGTTGCAGAGGCACTGGATATGTCAGGTGCAACAGCTGGCAAATTGCTTCGTGACTTAAGCGACCAAGGCGTGATCGTTCGTTCCCGGAATAGTGTTCAGTACACATACGAGGTGGTACCAGACGCGGATATTCCGGATGTAATCCTTCCGTGTATGGCGGAAAAAAGCGATCCAGTCAGGATGCAGGCCGCAGAGGAGAAAGCGAAGGCGCTTGAGGCAAAAGGCCTATGGCGAAGAGCAGCTGCGGTGTATTCAGAAATGTTTGGCATAGCTGGTAGTGCTGTTGAGGTCGCCCGTATCGCCAAGCGTCGTAAAGACTGCCTGCGTCAGGCGGGGAGGGCGTAA
- a CDS encoding DUF977 family protein, whose translation MPRPKTQSERNQIISRIIELVKKYGRITTKEVVAMFDLHRTTAEKYIRIAIARDELIRYGRCGIFRDQRTIIDFDLKRFSHTRK comes from the coding sequence ATGCCGAGACCAAAAACGCAGAGTGAACGCAACCAAATCATATCAAGGATCATTGAGTTGGTGAAAAAGTATGGCCGTATCACGACGAAAGAAGTCGTTGCGATGTTCGATTTGCATCGCACCACCGCAGAGAAATACATACGAATAGCCATTGCACGGGACGAATTGATCCGTTACGGTCGTTGCGGCATTTTCCGTGACCAACGCACAATTATCGATTTCGACCTGAAACGCTTCTCACACACCAGAAAGTAA
- a CDS encoding DUF1883 domain-containing protein, protein MSDLMARLNVPTLFHKAYTVGRVNRIKDLFFTRNFMNFLHYSVNLQTQDMVEVTLDKQANVRLLDDYNFGQYKRGAQHKYYGGHTKTSPVRLKAPSAGHWNVVIDLGGYSGTVKASVNIIKG, encoded by the coding sequence GTGTCCGATTTGATGGCGAGATTGAATGTTCCAACTTTATTTCATAAAGCGTACACTGTTGGTAGGGTTAACAGGATAAAAGATTTATTTTTTACGAGGAATTTTATGAATTTTCTACACTACAGTGTCAATTTGCAAACCCAGGATATGGTTGAAGTTACTTTAGATAAACAAGCTAATGTACGACTTTTAGATGATTATAATTTTGGCCAATACAAACGAGGTGCTCAACATAAATATTATGGAGGTCATACTAAGACTTCTCCAGTCCGTCTGAAGGCTCCGTCGGCGGGACACTGGAATGTTGTAATTGATTTGGGGGGATATTCTGGAACGGTAAAAGCATCTGTGAATATTATTAAGGGCTAG